In the Oncorhynchus keta strain PuntledgeMale-10-30-2019 unplaced genomic scaffold, Oket_V2 Un_scaffold_3531_pilon_pilon, whole genome shotgun sequence genome, GTTTGTTCCAGGACATCCGAAACCAGCGACGGTATCGGCAGCGGAGGAAGGCGGAGCTGGTGAAGCTCCAACAGACAAATGCCGCCCTCAACTCCAAGACCGCCTTCTACAACGTCCAGATTGACTACTACAATCAGTACATCAAGACCTGCATGGACAACCTGGCCAGCAACAAGGGAAAGTGAGTGGGCTTTGTCTTCATACCAGAGGGAAGACGCTAGCCTCCAGGTTTGAGAGGTGGGCAGGTGACCGGGGGGATGCAGGTTGGAATCTCAGGGTTCACAGAGGATGTTTTGTGTGTCAGTAGAATAAAGGATCAAGAGCTCAACTCTGAATTCTTATTACAGAAATGTTATGTGTAAGTGAATAAGATGGACGGGGAAACATGCACTGCAGAGGTCAAGGGTTTGAACCTATTAGAGGGCTGGGTGGAGCCATTGTCATACTTTTTAcatctgggttgtgttcatttggACACAAGTTAACAAAATGTAACAAGTGTTTGTTATTGGACAAGTCTAGGAAGTACCTCTCCGTTTTAATTCCATGCCTAGTGAACACGACCCTGAAATGGAATGGAACTACCAAAATGTTAAGTTTCTAGCAGAAGGCAACTGCAACTTCCTCTATGTTACGATGTGTGACAGTGTTATGGACactattctctccctccctcctcaggcTGTCAAAGAAACCAGGTGACACCAAGGCCAAGAAGAGTAAACAGGTGTCTCAGAAGTACACTGCCGCTCGCCTCCATGAGAAGGGTGTGCTGATCGAGATTGAAGACCTGCAGACAAACCAGTAAGTTAAAGATAGACCTTGGATGTTTAGTTAATAATTGTTTACCAAATGTTGTCTTGAAAGTTAGCTGTATGGGATTTATGATGTAATATGGATACATCTCATGACATCACACAAATCCTTAGTTTTAGGCAAACAATTgacatccccctcccccacacacaggtTTAAGAACGTTATCTTTGAGATCTCTCCGTCGGAGGCGGTTGGAGTGTTCGATGTGAAGGCCAAGTTCATGGGAGTGCACTTGGAGACGTTACAGTTGGAATACCAGGTATACATGTGAATGATGTACAGTGATGCTGGGATGTGAAGAAGGTGGTCAAATGGGATTTTATGGTTGATATTTCTGTCTTTTTAAAAATACTTTTTCAAATGATTCTTTCTCCatttctcctcatctccctcgctctcccctttctctgctcctcttcctctcgtgctctccctccctcttcctgcctctcgtgctctcccttcctctccctcttcctgcctctcgtgctctccctcccgctccctcTTCCTGCCTCTTGTGctctcccttcctgcctctcgtgctctccctccctctccctcttcctgcctctcgtgctctcccttcctctccatctcatctctcccttctctcccttctcccttctctcccttcttactctcccttctcttctctctcccaggACCTCCTGCAGCTGCAGTATGAGGGTGTGGCTGTGATGAAGCTCTTCGACAGGGCCACCATCAATGTCAACCTGCTCATCTTCCTGCTCAACAAGAAGTTTTACGGGAAATAGATGGATGAGATGgatggaaagagaaggagagggggctaCAGACACTGTTGAGAACAGAACATCTAACAGAGGGCCTTGGCTCTATGCTGTCTTATCTTAGCTCGGTTTCCCCCTCTTCCGCACTACTTTAAGTATATGTATTCATTATGTGCCTTATTGAGATGGAATATTCACCGTACGGTATGTGCCTTATTCGCCAAGGAAAAGTCCACCGGAAGCCTGCTGGATGCTCCAAGTGTATCCTCGTCAGGATCCAGAGTGCTTGTTGCATTttgtgttactatgttactgtaaGACTGTCAAAGGTATAAGATATGGATTTGTCTGTCAGGTTGTTTTCCAGTTATTTGAAACGCAATTCAACAGTTGCATGTTGATGACATCGCAAGCAATTTTGTCATACAGTAACTTTAAGAAACTTGCAAATCCACTATTGGCATAGGAAATAGCCTTTCAAGAGTAGACTGAACAATCAATGTAGAAAAGATGTGTTATGCTTTGTGTTGAATAAATTTATAAAAGAAAACTGTCCTTATTTATTCTTGTCAGTCCTCCAAGTATAGTTAAGGTTACTTTCTTTTATTTTCCTTTTAAGGAGTATTGTTGTCAGAGCAAAACACGTTTCATAGTTAGTCACATTCACTATTAAATGAAAATACGGTGACTTCAGTTGCTTTTACTCCGTTCACCACTCTGGAGGAAACGGTTCATACACTCAGTCTAGAGTGCAGTATCATATAACAATGACGAGATATGCTTTAGGTTCCAGTAGATGTCACTCACTGTACACTAAACAAACAGTCTCGGGCACAGAATCCTTACGACAATCTGCTCCCTTTCAGAAGACTGGAAAGCGTGATATACAGTACTACCCTGTCAGAATGGTTttgaaatttttttttttaaccagtgTACCCTTGTATTGAAGTTAATTTACACTGGGCCTAACCAAGATATAGTTACCTAGTAGCCTAAGCTCTTTCGCCCGTAGTCCATAGAATGTTTTAAAGAATAAAGCTTTAATAATGCCATTTTTCGTGAGATACATATTACCAGTgacatataaaaaaaaaagtgacaATTTAAAACATTCATTAAGAGTTTTAAATTAAATGTTAAGAATGCTTACACATGATGTATACATTTGAATGTTTATAAATAGTTAAATACACATTGGTTATTATGCACACTTTATGAATAGTAAATGAACTTGAAGGGAAAGTTTCCCAAAACCAGATCCAGCCTAGTCCTGAACTGAAATAGATTTAATAGAGATTCAGGATGAAcctaatctgtgtctggggaaACTGGTCCTATTAGTTAACATGGATTGTTTTGCAGAATGTCAGTATTTCATTTGCATTGTATGATGTCATATTTTATATACAATATTTTTTCTCCATGTGGACACTAGCCAGCAGGTTCTAGTTCTGTATGTCCATGGATGATTGGATAGGTTTGAGAATGAAAAGTACAAGAAGAACCTGAATAAATCAAGCTAATTTACTTTCACGTGTGTGCCACTGGTAAAATACATATTTACGATTGTTATGAGCACTTAAATGTTTCCTTCATTTCGTAGACATTTGTATCCAGGTCAATTACCATTCAGTTAACTAAATAATGAGGCTGAACAACCGTATGATAAAGACTATGCCGGAAGTatgacaaatataagcacccatctaatttgtattattatttaaagGCAATTTCCAATTGAGATGAAAATATCTGCAGCGTTTACCTAGAATGTGAACATGGTAACATTACTTTTAAAAGGCCCATTGTTGACAGGCCGATCTGATTAAATCCTGGCCTAGGTGTCCCAAGCAAAACATGAACAGAAATAGCAACATGTTCCCCATGGTTTCAAATACACAAAATTATGTAATATGCAGTTTCTTAGTGGATGCTATGATTAAATGATGTACAAAATGAAGCAAAAACACTTTTTTCAGACAAAGGCTATGTTTGAATTCCTAGGCTATATTCAGAAGTGGTTACAGTCATATTTCAGTGTATCAACTTATCCCTAGTGTCACAATCTCAGTTTGGCAACCATCTCTACAATgaactaggtttccatccaattgatgCCAGATTTTCATACAAATATAAAAAAATCTGCACAAAGAAAATCGGACTTCTTGTGGATAACAATcagtgtgatgacgtagtgcacacaaaatgtactttttcgcTTAAGTTTTCATTTCCCGAATAAAAATGAAGTTCATTGCGTTTCCagtgcattttcaactctaccaatagttttgtcacaaaaactgtgcTCTTGGCACATGTGCTCaagccaacagctcacagatacatTGCGGGTAGGCTCGTCTACATGATAAgattatggataagagcgagaatatttatatttgtcaaatggcagttaAGCATCGACCATCATGTctccagaataagaccctcgatatttagtGGAAAGAAGCATCAAGCTCATTGTGCACTTTCacaatttatttaatctgtagtcgAATCAACTACATGGTTTCCTCGtagagtcgtagtgggaggacctcACACCATATCATcatgtgactccaagtttacttcaatatgatggttattatatcaatatttgcgcataaaggtgCTTGAccgacatttacatttaagtcatttagcagacgctcttatccagagcgacttacaaattggtgcattcatcttatgacatccaatggaacagccactttacaatttatcctatcctaggtattccttaaagaggtggggtttcaggtgtctccggaaggtggtgattgactccgctgtcctggcgtcgtgagggagtgtgttccaccattggggagccagagcagcgaacagttttgactgggctgagcgggaactgtacttcctcagtggtagggaggcgagcaggccagaggtggatgaacgcagtgcccttgtttgggtgtagggcctgatcagagcctggaggtactgaggtgccgttcccctcacagctccgtaggcaagcaccatttCTTGCATAATTTATTTTACGGaaacaaaaagatcccaccatgtcgaacaaaCAATTTATCTGTTGGCTTTTATAAAATTGTACCAAAACCTCTGTTACTATCACAGCTGTCTTGACTTTGTATTTATACTGTATGACTTAACTCGCATAAAAACTGGAAGGAAACTTGTTATTGGCTGCAGTGAAAAGGATTCCGTTGAAGTGTTTCTATGCTACAATATTCAGTTGGATAATGCGGCCAGGTACACATCCCCTTTAAGAGTTCTTCATTGCCCTCCTGTGGACATAACCGGTAAGGTTGTTTTACAGTTTCAagcagttttttattttttatatggcAGGATCAGCGGGAAAGGGATCTCACCAACGAGAGCCGACAAAACTATGGAGCGATATGCAACAGGAGACAAGACGAGAAGAAGCTCGACTTTACCGCATGGATTTGAATGTTTACACGCTATCTAAATATAGCCTGTAAAAAATAGTTGTAGCTGTTACAGTCGACCTGCCTGCCTAATCAGAGGACCAGAATCGAAAGCAATGTTTTTGAGATCGAGAGAGTGGATTATGTTACATGCTGATTTGGATAACCCTCGCGCTGCAACGGCAAGATCTTTCCGACACTTGTTGAAATTACATTTCGAAATCTTCTCCACAAGGGAAAGTATTCGCTAATGAAAACATTGCTAACAACTATTTGGGCAACGTTAGCAAatattgttttagtttacaaatCTTTAGTCAACGTAAATTGCGCTTCTCTTCTGCTGTTCGTGTCGCGTTACGCGGTAGCTACTGTATGAGCTTGCTGCGTAGCTGTAATTTTTATCGAACATTTTTATACACTGCATAAAATGACAGTTTTGATAGCTTTGAAGAGGTTGAAGTACTTATTATTTGTTATTTAGCTACGCGTGTTGCCTCAATTGACAATGCATTGCTGGATACGTCCTCAAATAACGTTACTATTTTAAGCTAAATTGTTAATGAAGAAAATGGAAGTgacaggtagctagctagcactggcACTCTCTCACGCTAGCTAGTTAACATAACTAGCTACTGATTGAGTTTCAAACAAGTTGTTGGCTTATTAGTTTAGCTAACTATTTACAAATGTAAATATTTTCCCATGCATTGACAATACGTTGGGATGTATAGAACTCAATAACTTCGGTAAGCGTTACCTGCTGGCACCGAAAACACATTTTGGAATTAGTTTGTTTACAAACACTTGTCAGCTGAACTGTTCACTATTGTTAACTTATGTGGCtatcaagctaacgttagctagcaccGAAAATTTGCCAACGCGACGATTTGAAGCAGCACTGATGGATTCGCTAAAAGTGGACTGACAATCAAAACCACACTCTCTATATTTGTGCCCCAAGCACTCGCTTTACATTTAAGTAACATTTTAAAACTGTGCGGCCCACACCATGTCCGGATCCCCGGGCTCGGGTGGCTCAAACCCCAGGAAGTTCAGCGAAAAGATAGCGCTGCACAACCAGAAACAAGCAGAGGAGACGCTGGCCTTCGATCAGCTTATGACAGATCTCACTGTCTCAAGGGTAAGCAGATCCCTGTCTATAAATATCGAATTATTAAGTGTGATTTATTTGTGCATGAGTGGTCTCAAGCTAGATAGGAATGCCATGTTTAGTTTGATCAAGGAAGTTGGACAGGCAAGCCAGCAGGGTGTGAATGCTCTCTGCTGTCAAGCAGCGGGGCACCTGTCAAACTTGTCACAATTAATTGAGGTTATGGTTAGGCAGGTTACTTCGAAATAAGGCTAGCTGTTTAAAAAAAGAACCATATGGCTATTGTTTACTATATAACTACAATGACTATAGTTAACAATACGGTTTTTAATACTTACAAGGATCATCCTTAAATCAAAGTTGAATTCATCAGGGTTGTTTGGAAATATATTTAGCCGAAACAGGGGGCTGTCAATCGATGGGTGATTAGTGGCTGACAGTTCACACTCACTACTTAGACATAGGTCAGCATTGATCATTGTCGTGTGTGATGTGAACAGAAACATCACCAGTAAACATGCTTTCTGCACCACCCACTCTTGCACTCATCAGCCTATTTTTGAATGAAATGATTGGTTAATAACCAGCCAGCTGCTGCATATTCTTCTATGAGTCATCATTAACAGCAATGTGTTGTTGTCATATGATGTATAGATGGCGCCTCTAATTTTGCCTGCACAATAAACTGTGACTTAACTACATTCCCCTGTAATCATCCATTTGAATATACACTCAAGAAGTGAGATCTTTGGGCCTGCCTTTTCTGCACTGAATGGGACCCAAACTGCAAATTATGTGCCGATCTCATCCATTTAACTGTTTATTAAATtttcattttagtcatttagcagacgctcttatctaaaGCAATTTACAGCTACTAATGTTAACGTAACTACGGTAACATTGAATTGGGCAgtcctttacatttgtgtggACAATTGCATTCTAAAACACCCAAGCCCAGTTTACTGTGTTAGGCTGCATCAAGGTCTCAAATCAATCCCCTCTATTGTGAACGAGCAACTCTCACATTGCTTTACAGTGGGACATACACACAGTCATGCTTCTCTTATCTTCAATTGAGCCCTCGAGGGCTTTATCTCCTGTATCTTAATGGAGTAAAAAGGCAGAGTTATTGGGGGCGTTGGGTGACTCATTCCTGGTTTTGCTCATTGTTGGTAGCCGGCAACCGTTGGATTTTGGCAGGTCGAATATAAAGATGACAATGGCATCCTTGTATTGGGGACTTATTTGTTGAGGAATGTAACTGTTTTTCTGGGTGATTTGTGAGGTTTTAATTGCACTTCCCAAGactgtgttttaatgtgtgtgtaaaataaaatGAATGGCCAAAGCTTGCTGGGAACCATGTGTAGACATACCAGCCCCGCCTCATCTGCTAACTACTCATAACAAGTTCACCATGTGTATCCAGCTAGATGGGAGGGAAACTTCTTGTGTGTCTGATTCATTTGAAATGTACCAGCTTTGCATCCAATGTCATGTTTTTCTTGTTGTCGACTACTTCTGAGACTATTTTAATACCAAACAACTAGCACCACAGCTGCTATGTAGGGACACTCTTAGGGACTTACAGTCATTCTTCTCACAACTCCGCACAGATGGAATCTACAAGGGTAGCATTTCTTGCAGTTGCTACATTCATTTTAGACTTTAATGATGTGTATTAGGGTTGCACGATATGGTAGAAATCGAATAgcgatttacatttttttaaatgtagttcTTTACCAGATATTGTGATTTGACAAAGGTCATAACTATTGGTATAACTTTTGGAATCCTATAAATAAAATGACTTATATTAAGAAGCAGTGGAAAGCAGAATTGTTTGTTTTAGAATAGAGGATGACCGATTATGATTtgtcaacgccgataccgattattggaggaccaaaaaaagcagatttTCTTAAAatttatatatatctatataattaattgtatttatttataataatgaaaattacaacaatactgaatgagcaAATtttcttaaaaaataaaaataaaaatatatatatatatatatacacaattgtatttatttataataatgacaattacaacaatactgaatgaacaacgaacacttattttaacttaatataatacataaataaaatatttttagtctcaaataaataaggaacatgctcaatttggtttaaataatgcaaaaacacagtgttggagaagaaggtAAAATGTTagctttttacatttttacatttaagttccttgctcagaacatatgaaagctggtgattGATTCAAtgttcccagttcttcaatattcccagttaagaagttttaggttgtcgtTATTATTGGAATTATGACtcgtcgactatttctctctatactatttgtatttcatgtacctttggctattggatgttctaatatgcactttagtattgcccGCCTAATCTCAAGAGTTGATAGGCtcgaagtcataaacagcgctgtgagtcaagcattgctaagagctgctggcaaacacagtaaagtttgaatgaatgcttacgagcctgctgctgcctaccaccgctcagtcagtctgctctatcaaatatcgaatcatagacttaattctaatataataaacacagaaatacgagcctttattctttcagtgaaatacagaactgtTCCATATTTGAttgaacgggtggcaaccctaagtctaaatatatgctgttacattgcacaaacttcaatgttatgtcat is a window encoding:
- the LOC118373340 gene encoding ras GTPase-activating-like protein IQGAP1; its protein translation is MCHIKYKLCLFQDIRNQRRYRQRRKAELVKLQQTNAALNSKTAFYNVQIDYYNQYIKTCMDNLASNKGKLSKKPGDTKAKKSKQVSQKYTAARLHEKGVLIEIEDLQTNQFKNVIFEISPSEAVGVFDVKAKFMGVHLETLQLEYQDLLQLQYEGVAVMKLFDRATINVNLLIFLLNKKFYGK